The Vicia villosa cultivar HV-30 ecotype Madison, WI linkage group LG1, Vvil1.0, whole genome shotgun sequence genome includes a region encoding these proteins:
- the LOC131633323 gene encoding serine/threonine-protein kinase PBL34-like has translation MEMENNKCGCWSVLKRGVCKPSASRQSPNTIPRTSLVHDAATETRYLNASNRELCAPNEVRLSSDNPDPPPQENKAPCQLLQFTFHELKSATGNFRPDSILGEGGFGYVFKGWIEEGGTAPAKPGSGVTVAVKSLKPDGLQGHREWVAEVDFLGQLHHPNLVKLIGYCIEDDQRLLVYEFMTRGSLENHLFRRTVPLPWSNRVKIALGAAKGLAFLHNGPEPVIYRDFKTSNILLDTEYNAKLSDFGLAKAGPQGDKTHVSTRVVGTYGYAAPEYVMTGHLTAKSDVYSFGVVLLEILTGRRSMDKKRPSGEQNLVSWARPYLADKRKLYQLVDPRLELNYSLKAVQKISQLAYGCLSRDPKCRPNMDEVVNALTPLQDLNDFAILSYHSRLSQQGRRKKKPDGTSHISYTHSKSMRASPLNTGRHLR, from the exons ATGGAGATGGAGAACAACAAGTGTGGCTGTTGGTCTGTCCTTAAACGTGGTGTTTGTAAACCTTCTGCTTCTAGACAGTCTCCTAACACTATACCTCGTACTAGTCTTGTCCATGATGCAG CAACCGAGACGCGATATCTAAATGCTAGTAATCGAGAACTCTGTGCTCCGAATGAAGTTAGGCTGTCTTCTGATAATCCTGATCCCCCACCTCAGGAAAACAAGGCTCCTTGTCAGCTTCTTCAGTTCACATTTCACGAGCTGAAGTCTGCGACCGGGAATTTCAGACCTGACAGCATTCTTGGGGAGGGGGGTTTTGGTTATGTTTTCAAAGGATGGATTGAGGAAGGTGGAACTGCCCCGGCGAAACCTGGTTCGGGGGTTACAGTAGCTGTTAAAAGCTTGAAGCCAGATGGACTTCAGGGTCATAGAGAATGGGTG GCTGAAGTTGATTTTCTTGGACAGCTTCACCATCCTAACCTTGTGAAACTTATTGGTTACTGCATCGAAGATGATCAGCGGCTTCTTGTTTACGAGTTTATGACCCGTGGAAGTCTCGAAAATCATCTATTTAGAA GAACCGTGCCGCTTCCATGGTCGAATAGGGTGAAGATTGCACTTGGTGCTGCTAAAGGACTAGCTTTCCTACATAATGGTCCAGAACCAGTCATTTACAGAGATTTCAAAACATCGAATATTTTACTCGATACA GAGTATAATGCGAAGCTTTCAGATTTCGGGCTAGCGAAAGCAGGTCCTCAAGGAGACAAGACACATGTTTCCACCAGAGTTGTTGGAACTTATGGCTATGCAGCTCCTGAATATGTCATGACAG GACACTTGACAGCTAAAAGCGATGTTTATAGCTTTGGAGTTGTGTTACTCGAGATTTTAACAGGACGGAGATCAATGGACAAGAAACGTCCGAGCGGGGAACAAAATCTTGTTTCATGGGCAAGACCATATTTAGCAGACAAGCGAAAACTTTACCAACTCGTTGATCCACGCTTGGAACTAAACTATTCCTTAAAAGCAGTGCAGAAAATTTCTCAGTTAGCTTATGGTTGTCTCAGTAGAGATCCTAAGTGTCGTCCTAACATGGACGAAGTTGTGAATGCTCTGACGCCACTGCAGGATCTTAACGACTTTGCAATCTTGTCGTATCACTCTCGTTTATCTCAACAagggagaagaaagaagaaaccaGACGGAACTTCGCATATCAGTTATACGCATTCCAAGAGCATGAGGGCTTCGCCTTTGAATACCGGAAGACACCTTCGATGA